The following proteins are co-located in the Halococcus salsus genome:
- a CDS encoding phosphoribosylanthranilate isomerase → MTRAKLCGLTNDDDLHAALDAGADLVGFVSGVPIETPREVTPDEAAALADRVPDDVTSVLVTMPDSPAAGADLADRVGTDAIQVHGFSPAEIEALAAATDRSVFAAVDAAGDLSGYTAADAIVLDSTDEHGAGGTGETHDWDHAREVVADLDTPVLLAGGLTPENVASAVHTAEPFGVDVSSGVEETGGRKDHDALRRFVERATAESVRA, encoded by the coding sequence GTGACGCGCGCGAAGCTCTGCGGGCTGACCAACGACGACGACCTGCACGCCGCCCTCGACGCCGGTGCGGACCTCGTCGGATTCGTTTCCGGAGTGCCGATCGAGACGCCACGCGAGGTCACGCCGGACGAGGCCGCCGCGCTCGCCGACCGGGTTCCCGACGACGTCACGAGCGTCCTCGTCACGATGCCCGACTCGCCCGCCGCGGGGGCCGACCTCGCCGACCGTGTGGGGACCGACGCGATACAGGTCCACGGCTTCTCGCCGGCGGAGATCGAGGCGCTCGCGGCGGCCACCGACCGGTCGGTGTTCGCGGCCGTCGACGCGGCCGGCGACCTCTCTGGGTACACCGCGGCGGACGCCATCGTGCTGGATTCGACCGACGAGCACGGCGCGGGCGGGACGGGCGAGACCCACGACTGGGACCACGCCCGCGAGGTCGTCGCCGACCTCGACACCCCGGTGCTCCTCGCCGGTGGTCTCACACCCGAGAACGTCGCGAGCGCGGTCCACACCGCCGAGCCGTTCGGGGTCGACGTTTCGAGCGGGGTCGAGGAAACCGGTGGGCGGAAGGACCACGACGCGCTCCGGCGGTTCGTCGAGCGCGCGACGGCGGAGTCGGTGCGCGCATGA
- the trpE gene encoding anthranilate synthase component I gives MSSPLDLDRDRFVELANDADGPVVIHTTAPLDGDTEPLAAYAALADTVDAEYTFLLESAEKVASSDPDGAFAPAPEDRHARYSFVGYDPAAAVTVDPTGTDVETFDSRYEGLIDAGTGDTLDRLRDALPAVERANFPETDRQQLEGGLVGFLAYDAVYDLHLDEVGLDRPDSTVPDAQFVLTTKTLAFDHAADEVSLVFTPLLRPGDDPGTVYDDLVSEVERVTAALSDTDPAFGGFEREDERAESREAYEEAVRRAKEHVLDGDSYQVVLSRARELVGEVDPRGLYAALRDVNPSPYMYLLEYGERSIVGSSPETLVSVRENEVVSNPLAGTCQRGASPVEDRRLAGELLADEKERAEHTMLVDLARNDVRRVSEPTTVRVRDFMSVLKYSHVQHIESTVTGRLAADCDAFDATRATFPMGTLSGAPKVRAMEIIDALEPSHRGLYGGGVGYFSWDGDADMAIVIRTALVDHGSERRDAHRRALDRIVVQAGAGIVADSDPASEYEETERKMGGVLAALEAIERPPDEPSIPEAGR, from the coding sequence ATGAGTTCGCCGCTCGACCTCGATCGCGACCGGTTCGTCGAACTCGCGAACGACGCCGACGGCCCGGTCGTGATCCACACCACCGCACCGCTCGACGGCGACACCGAACCGCTGGCGGCCTACGCGGCGCTCGCCGATACCGTCGATGCCGAGTACACCTTCCTGCTGGAGAGCGCCGAGAAGGTCGCCTCCAGCGACCCGGACGGCGCGTTCGCGCCCGCCCCCGAGGACCGCCACGCGCGCTACTCGTTCGTAGGCTACGACCCCGCAGCCGCCGTCACGGTCGACCCGACCGGGACCGACGTCGAGACCTTCGACTCGCGCTACGAGGGACTCATCGACGCCGGCACGGGCGACACCCTCGACCGTCTCCGCGACGCGCTCCCCGCGGTCGAGCGCGCGAACTTCCCCGAGACCGACCGCCAGCAGCTGGAGGGCGGGCTCGTCGGCTTCCTCGCCTACGACGCCGTTTACGACCTCCACCTCGACGAGGTGGGGCTCGACCGCCCCGATTCGACCGTTCCGGACGCCCAGTTCGTACTGACGACGAAGACCCTGGCGTTCGACCACGCCGCCGACGAGGTCTCGCTGGTGTTCACGCCCCTCCTCCGGCCCGGCGACGACCCCGGCACGGTCTACGACGACCTCGTGAGCGAGGTCGAGCGGGTGACCGCGGCGCTCTCGGACACCGATCCCGCGTTCGGCGGGTTCGAACGCGAGGACGAACGCGCCGAGTCGCGCGAGGCCTACGAGGAAGCCGTCCGCCGTGCGAAGGAGCACGTCCTCGACGGCGACAGCTATCAGGTCGTGCTCTCGCGCGCCCGCGAACTCGTCGGCGAGGTCGACCCCCGCGGGCTCTACGCCGCGCTCCGCGACGTGAATCCCTCGCCGTACATGTACCTCCTCGAATACGGCGAGCGCTCGATCGTGGGGTCGAGCCCCGAGACCCTGGTCTCGGTTCGCGAGAACGAGGTCGTCTCGAACCCGCTCGCGGGGACCTGCCAGCGGGGCGCGAGCCCGGTCGAGGACCGTCGGCTCGCGGGCGAACTCCTGGCCGACGAGAAGGAACGCGCCGAGCACACGATGCTGGTGGACCTCGCGCGCAACGACGTCCGCCGGGTGAGCGAACCCACGACCGTCCGGGTCCGGGACTTCATGAGCGTCCTCAAGTACTCGCACGTCCAGCACATCGAGTCCACGGTCACGGGTCGGTTGGCCGCGGACTGCGACGCCTTCGACGCGACGCGCGCGACCTTCCCGATGGGGACGCTCTCGGGCGCGCCGAAGGTCCGCGCGATGGAGATCATCGACGCCCTCGAACCCAGTCATCGCGGGCTCTACGGCGGCGGCGTGGGCTACTTCTCGTGGGACGGCGACGCCGATATGGCGATCGTAATCCGCACGGCCCTCGTCGACCACGGGAGCGAACGACGCGACGCGCACCGACGCGCGCTCGACCGGATCGTGGTGCAGGCGGGTGCGGGCATCGTCGCGGACTCCGACCCCGCGAGCGAGTACGAGGAGACCGAACGCAAGATGGGCGGGGTGCTCGCCGCGCTCGAAGCCATCGAGCGCCCGCCGGACGAACCCTCCATCCCGGAGGCGGGCCGATGA
- the trpG gene encoding anthranilate synthase component II translates to MTGSTGSTATADRPRVLFVDNFDSFTYNLVEYVSEHADTHVVRNTASLDEIRAYDPDAIVVSPGPGHPENERDVGVTLDVFRELGPEVPTLGVCLGLEAAVYAYGGSVGRAPEPVHGKAFAIDHDGKGVFRGLDQGFRAGRYHSLVATEVPDCFAVSARTDDLVMGIRHREYPIECVQFHPESVLTGVGHDVIRNFLARVTSDPERPTIER, encoded by the coding sequence ATGACCGGGTCGACCGGCTCGACAGCCACCGCGGACCGCCCGCGGGTGCTGTTTGTCGACAACTTCGATTCGTTCACCTACAACCTCGTGGAGTACGTCAGCGAACACGCCGACACCCACGTCGTTCGGAACACCGCCTCGCTCGACGAGATCCGCGCCTACGACCCCGACGCCATCGTGGTGAGCCCCGGTCCGGGCCACCCCGAGAACGAACGCGACGTCGGTGTCACCCTCGACGTCTTCCGCGAACTCGGTCCCGAGGTACCCACGCTCGGGGTCTGTCTCGGGCTCGAAGCCGCGGTCTACGCCTACGGCGGGTCGGTCGGGCGCGCGCCGGAGCCGGTCCACGGCAAGGCGTTCGCCATCGACCACGACGGCAAAGGCGTGTTCAGGGGGCTCGACCAGGGATTTCGGGCCGGCCGGTACCACTCCCTCGTCGCCACCGAGGTCCCCGACTGTTTCGCCGTGAGCGCACGCACCGACGACCTCGTGATGGGGATCCGCCACCGCGAGTACCCCATCGAGTGCGTCCAGTTCCACCCCGAGAGCGTGCTGACCGGGGTCGGCCACGACGTCATCCGGAACTTCCTCGCACGCGTCACGAGCGACCCCGAACGACCGACCATCGAGCGCTGA
- a CDS encoding molybdopterin-dependent oxidoreductase, with protein MSESQRGSVVGWVVTALLAGVAGVTGSYALAGYTESFVAAPVTSFVTQNAPGALLQFAIGPLTTIGNQVGIEHLGQQANLVLAIGLGVVLFACLVLAALATGRRYGNRFVPVGLAGVLVWLAAAVLTGAPVTALGAGLGSAVVVGLTALAGSAGGTDEPVSGGRRSVLGSVAGVFGVGVLGYLLGSRGGESASEAASQVEIGNESGSSGGNVSDGSAGGPNGTAGSDDGGTNGSEGSAASGGNGGPSVGEMLSRAESSSLGISGLEGLVSGDDFYQVDISNINPDVNADEWSLSVTGAVENERTFTYDDITGMASENRFNTLRCVSDQLNGKSMDNAVWTGVPMQRVLEEAGLQGEFVMARAADDYYEEFPVKALETGFLAYGMDGEVLPQKHGYPVRALIPGHWGEINVKWLTELEVLDKPAKGFWEKKGWHGTGPANTVAKLHATNRFDDGRIQVGGHAYAGTRGIEKVEVSTDGGSSWTDAKLSAVLTPNLAGDVWRQWEHTYDSPGGSHDVVVRATDGTGTLQPKKNQQPFPSGATGWVSKTIDG; from the coding sequence ATGAGCGAATCGCAACGTGGGTCGGTGGTCGGCTGGGTCGTGACGGCGCTGCTCGCGGGCGTCGCGGGAGTGACCGGGTCGTACGCGCTCGCGGGCTACACCGAGTCGTTCGTCGCCGCGCCGGTGACGTCGTTCGTGACCCAGAACGCGCCGGGTGCCCTCCTCCAGTTCGCGATCGGGCCGCTGACGACGATCGGGAACCAGGTCGGGATCGAACACCTCGGCCAGCAGGCCAACCTCGTGCTGGCGATCGGGCTCGGCGTGGTGCTGTTCGCCTGTCTGGTCCTCGCGGCGCTCGCGACCGGCCGGCGATACGGGAACCGGTTCGTTCCCGTCGGGCTCGCCGGCGTCCTCGTCTGGCTCGCGGCCGCGGTCCTCACGGGCGCACCGGTGACCGCGCTCGGGGCCGGCCTCGGAAGCGCGGTCGTGGTCGGTCTCACGGCCCTCGCCGGAAGTGCCGGCGGGACCGACGAACCGGTCTCGGGCGGTCGTCGGTCGGTGCTCGGGAGCGTCGCGGGCGTGTTCGGTGTGGGCGTCCTCGGCTACCTCCTCGGGAGTCGTGGCGGGGAGAGCGCGAGCGAGGCCGCCTCACAGGTCGAGATTGGCAACGAGAGCGGAAGCAGCGGCGGTAACGTCTCGGATGGGAGCGCGGGCGGACCGAACGGTACTGCCGGGAGCGACGACGGTGGGACGAACGGAAGCGAGGGGAGCGCCGCGAGCGGCGGAAACGGTGGACCGTCGGTGGGCGAGATGCTCTCACGGGCGGAATCGAGCTCGCTCGGCATCAGCGGGCTCGAAGGGCTCGTGAGCGGCGACGACTTCTACCAGGTCGACATCAGCAACATCAACCCCGACGTGAACGCCGACGAGTGGTCGCTGTCGGTCACCGGCGCGGTCGAGAACGAGCGGACGTTCACCTACGACGACATCACCGGGATGGCCTCGGAGAACCGGTTCAACACCCTCCGGTGTGTCAGCGACCAACTCAACGGCAAGAGCATGGACAACGCGGTCTGGACGGGCGTGCCGATGCAGCGCGTCCTCGAGGAGGCGGGCCTCCAGGGCGAGTTCGTGATGGCCCGCGCGGCCGACGACTACTACGAGGAGTTCCCGGTCAAAGCCCTCGAAACCGGCTTCCTCGCCTACGGGATGGACGGCGAGGTGCTCCCCCAGAAACACGGCTACCCCGTGCGCGCGCTGATCCCCGGCCACTGGGGCGAGATCAACGTCAAGTGGCTCACCGAACTCGAAGTCCTCGACAAACCCGCGAAGGGCTTCTGGGAGAAGAAGGGCTGGCACGGCACCGGTCCCGCCAACACCGTCGCCAAGCTCCACGCGACCAACCGGTTCGACGACGGTCGGATCCAGGTCGGCGGCCACGCCTACGCCGGCACCCGCGGGATCGAGAAAGTCGAAGTCTCGACCGACGGGGGGAGCTCGTGGACCGACGCGAAGCTCTCCGCGGTGCTCACCCCGAACCTCGCGGGCGACGTCTGGCGACAGTGGGAGCACACCTACGACTCGCCGGGCGGGAGTCACGATGTGGTGGTGCGCGCGACCGACGGCACCGGCACGCTCCAGCCGAAGAAGAACCAACAGCCGTTCCCGAGCGGGGCGACCGGCTGGGTCTCGAAGACGATCGACGGCTGA
- a CDS encoding HVO_2523 family zinc finger protein, producing the protein MHETRTDTGNERGRPCPACGAAMEHRHCEYVCPRHGVVYDCSDTFW; encoded by the coding sequence ATGCACGAGACGCGTACGGACACCGGGAACGAACGCGGGCGGCCGTGTCCGGCCTGCGGGGCCGCGATGGAGCACCGCCACTGCGAGTACGTCTGCCCACGCCACGGCGTGGTCTACGACTGCTCGGACACGTTCTGGTGA
- a CDS encoding adenosylcobalamin-dependent ribonucleoside-diphosphate reductase translates to MSRADSADEVSLPVKRVDGETLQERLTANAYDNILPARYLRKDADGELVESQEDLFERVAKNVALAEAVFEADARDIDITVRPDQLKPDHPRRDELASEVFGTGTTADAEAETTLSAYNVNKFAYDTIVPELPEDIRTHVEDTAKSFQDSMEHLSFMPNSPTLMNAGDELQQLSACFVDSPGDDIDDIHETAKEAAQVFQSGGGMGYAFWKLRPYGDAVGSTGGIASGPITFMRTYDQMCETIAQGGARRGAQMGVMRVSHPDVIQFIHAKNKDVSLAHSLRLNDPDDFTHTQFVDALEEARELIDEEGRVPKHLRNAVEGHLSNFNISVGVTDDFMDALKEGGEFTFTNPRTEEPHVATPETKELYECYDLGEHVEVGEVLSIPAEALWEHIVDGAYQNGEPGVIYLERVNKEHSFDVEEHPDHEILATNPCGEQPLEEYEACNLGHINLSTLAASDAPDWRVWSAEHEAEYDSHEAAMDAYLEEAIDFEEFDRRIELGTRFLENVVTMSDFPVAKIEQKVREMRKIGLGVMGLAQLYIQLGVRYGSEEGNEVARQLMTHINHGSKAASHDLAEVRGSFDDWADSKYANPTAYREWFEAQTGESADDWADGYPMRNHNTTTIAPTGTTSMVGNTTGGCEPIYNVAYYKNVSDDVQGDEMLVEFDDYFLRVLEANDIDVDAVKREAQDQMASNVFDGVEGLDSVPDAIGELFVVTADLTGKQHAAVQCACQAGVDSAISKTCNFPNSASREDMDEVYRYIYDNGGKGVTVYRDGTRSKQVLTTRADNAEFADEDEAATVIAEQIEEVFGGLSGFLDNEDVRAALDADLDGLAEPAYAEKQPRPDVLHGVTQRIDTGYGKLYVNINEDEQGRAFELFANIGHSGGFTNSFTEALAKVISTALRSGVDPIEIADELNGTRSPKVAWDKGEQIQSIPDAIGTAMRRYLDGEIEQAYPKQANLDEIADESTASGAEPDSAEPDGGVATQAGSADRGRTKSDAQKLIDNGESPECPSCGSFTLYYSEGCKTCESCGWSEC, encoded by the coding sequence GTGAGCCGCGCGGACTCCGCCGACGAGGTCAGCCTCCCCGTCAAGCGCGTCGACGGCGAGACGCTCCAGGAGCGCCTCACCGCGAACGCCTACGACAACATCCTGCCGGCGCGCTACCTCCGCAAGGACGCCGACGGCGAACTCGTCGAGAGTCAGGAGGACCTCTTCGAGCGCGTCGCGAAGAACGTCGCGCTCGCGGAGGCGGTCTTCGAGGCCGACGCGCGCGACATCGATATCACCGTGCGGCCCGACCAGCTGAAACCGGACCACCCGCGCCGCGACGAGCTCGCGAGCGAGGTCTTCGGCACGGGCACGACCGCCGACGCCGAGGCCGAAACCACCCTCTCGGCCTACAACGTCAACAAGTTCGCCTACGACACCATCGTTCCCGAGCTCCCCGAGGACATCCGAACGCACGTCGAGGACACCGCCAAATCGTTCCAGGACTCGATGGAGCACCTCTCGTTCATGCCGAACTCGCCGACGCTGATGAACGCCGGCGACGAACTCCAGCAGCTCTCGGCGTGTTTCGTCGACTCGCCGGGCGACGACATCGACGACATCCACGAGACCGCGAAGGAAGCCGCGCAGGTCTTCCAGTCCGGCGGCGGCATGGGCTACGCGTTCTGGAAGCTCCGCCCCTACGGCGACGCCGTCGGCTCGACGGGCGGGATCGCCTCCGGCCCGATCACCTTCATGCGGACCTACGACCAGATGTGCGAGACCATCGCGCAGGGCGGCGCGCGACGGGGCGCACAGATGGGCGTCATGCGCGTCTCCCACCCCGACGTCATCCAGTTCATCCACGCCAAGAACAAGGACGTCTCGCTCGCGCACTCCCTCCGGCTCAACGACCCCGACGACTTCACCCACACCCAGTTCGTGGACGCGCTCGAAGAGGCCCGCGAGCTCATCGACGAGGAGGGCCGCGTCCCGAAACACCTCCGGAACGCCGTCGAGGGCCACCTCTCGAACTTCAATATCTCCGTGGGTGTCACCGACGACTTCATGGACGCGCTGAAGGAGGGCGGCGAGTTCACGTTCACGAACCCCCGAACCGAGGAGCCGCACGTCGCCACGCCAGAGACGAAGGAGCTCTACGAGTGCTACGACCTCGGCGAGCACGTCGAGGTCGGCGAGGTCCTCTCGATCCCCGCCGAGGCGCTCTGGGAGCACATCGTCGACGGGGCCTACCAGAACGGCGAGCCCGGTGTGATCTACCTCGAACGCGTCAACAAGGAGCACTCGTTCGACGTCGAGGAACACCCGGACCACGAGATCCTCGCGACGAACCCATGTGGCGAGCAGCCACTTGAGGAGTACGAGGCCTGCAACCTCGGGCACATCAACCTCTCGACGCTCGCCGCGAGCGACGCGCCCGACTGGCGGGTCTGGTCGGCCGAGCACGAGGCCGAGTACGACTCCCACGAGGCCGCGATGGACGCCTACCTGGAGGAAGCCATCGACTTCGAGGAGTTCGACCGCCGTATCGAACTCGGGACGCGGTTCCTCGAGAACGTCGTCACGATGAGCGACTTCCCGGTGGCGAAGATCGAACAGAAGGTCCGCGAGATGCGGAAAATTGGACTGGGAGTCATGGGGCTCGCGCAGCTCTACATCCAGCTGGGTGTGCGCTACGGCTCCGAGGAGGGCAACGAGGTCGCGCGCCAGCTCATGACCCACATCAACCACGGTTCGAAAGCCGCCTCGCACGACCTCGCCGAGGTTCGTGGGAGCTTCGACGACTGGGCCGACTCGAAGTACGCGAACCCGACCGCGTACCGCGAGTGGTTCGAGGCGCAGACGGGTGAATCGGCCGACGACTGGGCCGACGGCTACCCGATGCGGAACCACAACACCACCACCATCGCACCGACGGGCACGACTTCGATGGTCGGCAATACGACTGGGGGCTGTGAGCCCATCTACAACGTCGCCTACTACAAGAACGTCTCCGACGACGTCCAGGGCGACGAGATGCTGGTGGAGTTCGACGACTACTTCCTCAGGGTCCTGGAGGCCAACGACATCGACGTCGACGCCGTGAAGCGAGAAGCCCAAGACCAGATGGCCTCGAACGTGTTCGACGGCGTCGAGGGGCTCGATTCGGTGCCGGACGCCATCGGCGAGCTCTTCGTCGTGACCGCGGACCTCACCGGCAAGCAGCACGCGGCGGTCCAGTGTGCCTGTCAGGCCGGCGTGGACTCGGCCATCTCGAAGACCTGCAACTTCCCGAACTCGGCGAGCCGGGAGGACATGGACGAGGTCTACCGCTACATCTACGACAACGGCGGAAAAGGTGTGACCGTCTACCGCGACGGCACGCGCTCGAAGCAGGTGTTGACGACTCGCGCCGACAACGCCGAGTTCGCCGACGAAGACGAGGCGGCGACGGTCATCGCCGAGCAGATCGAGGAGGTCTTCGGCGGTCTCTCGGGCTTCCTCGACAACGAGGACGTCCGCGCGGCGCTCGACGCCGACCTCGACGGGCTCGCCGAGCCCGCGTATGCAGAGAAACAGCCCCGACCCGACGTGCTCCACGGCGTGACCCAGCGTATCGACACGGGCTACGGCAAGCTCTACGTCAACATCAACGAGGACGAGCAGGGTAGAGCCTTCGAACTGTTCGCCAACATCGGCCACTCCGGCGGGTTCACCAACTCGTTCACCGAGGCGCTCGCGAAGGTCATCTCGACCGCGCTCCGCTCGGGCGTCGACCCGATCGAGATCGCCGACGAACTCAACGGCACCCGAAGCCCGAAGGTCGCCTGGGACAAGGGCGAGCAGATCCAGTCGATCCCGGACGCCATCGGCACCGCGATGCGGCGCTACCTCGACGGCGAGATCGAGCAGGCCTACCCCAAGCAGGCGAACCTCGACGAGATCGCCGACGAGAGCACGGCGAGCGGTGCGGAACCCGACAGCGCGGAACCCGACGGCGGGGTCGCGACGCAGGCGGGCTCGGCGGACCGGGGCCGAACCAAGTCGGACGCCCAGAAACTCATCGACAACGGCGAGAGCCCCGAGTGTCCGAGCTGTGGTTCGTTCACGCTCTACTACTCTGAGGGCTGCAAGACCTGCGAGTCCTGCGGCTGGTCTGAGTGCTGA
- a CDS encoding TVP38/TMEM64 family protein, with product MSRVPRWAVGAAVAGSVVALAAVLVSPDAVLAWVATLRADPLLFGLAVIALYAVRPVVAWPLSLCSAVVGYGFGLVGLPLALACVCLSCLPAYTLGRTADGGSGLLDWIGSAGERFFEHTGGVRGVVAARLAPLPADPVSFGAGVSGIGLRAYLVGTLLGETPWTAAAVLAGGSVSRLATEGLAGVGIEFVVAAVAVAGLLLAGPAYEHLQDRHQNVSEQS from the coding sequence GTGTCACGCGTTCCCCGGTGGGCGGTCGGCGCGGCGGTCGCCGGGTCGGTCGTGGCGCTCGCGGCGGTGCTGGTCTCGCCCGACGCGGTGCTCGCGTGGGTGGCGACCCTCCGGGCGGATCCACTGCTGTTCGGGCTCGCCGTGATAGCGCTCTACGCCGTCCGACCCGTCGTCGCGTGGCCGCTGAGCCTCTGTTCGGCGGTCGTGGGCTACGGGTTCGGGCTCGTGGGGTTGCCGCTCGCGCTCGCGTGCGTCTGCCTCTCGTGTCTGCCGGCCTACACGCTCGGGCGCACCGCCGACGGCGGGTCGGGCTTGCTCGACTGGATCGGCAGCGCCGGCGAACGCTTCTTCGAACACACGGGCGGTGTTCGCGGGGTGGTCGCGGCCCGCCTCGCGCCGCTACCCGCCGACCCCGTCTCGTTCGGGGCGGGCGTCTCGGGCATCGGACTCCGGGCCTACCTCGTCGGCACGCTGCTCGGCGAGACCCCGTGGACGGCCGCGGCCGTGCTCGCGGGCGGTTCGGTCTCGCGACTCGCCACCGAGGGACTGGCGGGCGTGGGGATCGAGTTCGTCGTCGCGGCGGTCGCGGTGGCCGGGCTACTGCTCGCCGGGCCGGCCTACGAGCACCTTCAGGACCGTCACCAGAACGTGTCCGAGCAGTCGTAG
- the trpD gene encoding anthranilate phosphoribosyltransferase gives MKEHIEHVTDGEDLDLSAARAAATAVFENATDAQIGALLAALRAKGETETEIAGFAQGMRNAARTIDPDSRPLVDTCGTGGDDHDTINVSTASAVVAAGAGVNVAKHGNYSVSSSSGSADVLDELGVDIDAEPPAVERAIERDGIGFMLAPVFHPAMKAVIGPRKELGMRTIFNALGPLTNPANADAQVVGVYSPDLVPVLARSLTKMDVERALVVHGSGMDEICLHGGTTVAEVDGDEVEEYDLTPADLGLDPAPVEAVAGGTPAENAADLRGIVTGDLGGAKRDIVLANAGAAVYVAGLADSLEAGVASAREAIDSGAAGETLAMLCGAEAVPGETA, from the coding sequence ATGAAAGAGCATATCGAACACGTGACGGACGGCGAGGACCTCGACCTGTCGGCGGCGCGAGCGGCCGCCACGGCGGTGTTCGAGAACGCGACCGACGCCCAGATCGGGGCGTTGCTCGCGGCGCTCCGGGCGAAGGGCGAGACCGAGACCGAGATCGCGGGCTTCGCCCAGGGGATGCGGAACGCGGCCCGGACCATCGACCCCGACTCCCGGCCGCTGGTGGACACCTGTGGGACGGGCGGCGACGACCACGACACGATCAACGTCTCGACGGCGAGCGCGGTCGTCGCGGCGGGCGCGGGGGTCAACGTCGCGAAGCACGGCAACTACTCGGTCTCCTCCTCTTCGGGGAGCGCCGACGTGCTCGACGAGCTCGGGGTCGACATCGACGCCGAACCGCCGGCCGTCGAGCGCGCCATCGAGCGCGACGGGATCGGCTTCATGCTCGCCCCCGTGTTCCACCCCGCGATGAAGGCCGTCATCGGCCCGCGAAAGGAGCTCGGGATGCGGACGATCTTCAACGCGCTCGGCCCGCTGACGAACCCCGCGAACGCCGATGCCCAGGTCGTCGGGGTCTACTCGCCCGACCTCGTGCCGGTGCTCGCCCGCTCGCTCACGAAGATGGACGTCGAGCGCGCGCTCGTTGTCCACGGTTCCGGGATGGACGAGATCTGTCTCCACGGGGGGACGACGGTGGCCGAGGTCGACGGGGACGAGGTCGAGGAGTACGACCTGACGCCCGCCGACCTCGGGCTCGACCCTGCCCCGGTCGAAGCCGTCGCCGGCGGCACGCCCGCGGAGAACGCCGCCGACCTCCGGGGTATCGTGACCGGCGACCTCGGGGGCGCGAAACGAGACATCGTGCTCGCGAACGCCGGCGCGGCGGTCTACGTCGCCGGCCTCGCCGACAGCCTCGAAGCCGGGGTCGCCTCGGCCCGCGAGGCCATCGATTCGGGGGCAGCGGGCGAGACGCTCGCGATGCTCTGCGGGGCGGAGGCGGTCCCGGGTGAGACCGCGTGA
- a CDS encoding ribbon-helix-helix protein, CopG family translates to MPTDRVTVSLDDDAAAALDTLLDHTGAGRSEVVRRALDFYAANVDAATTDAGPNLAAYHRMLASGEHVLLDVDFLHCFLEYVEDGSGEPDPAFVEAADTVADYHAREYAERFESVGELLDWLSFCGFVSVRAAEGRTYHVVFPSASLRWFMMRFIVRSVRDLPVELDVEESVSKVLITERPVESS, encoded by the coding sequence ATGCCGACCGACCGAGTGACCGTCTCGCTCGACGACGACGCCGCGGCGGCGCTCGACACCCTCCTCGACCACACCGGGGCGGGCCGGAGCGAGGTGGTCCGCCGAGCGCTCGACTTCTACGCCGCGAACGTCGACGCCGCGACGACCGACGCCGGGCCGAACCTCGCGGCCTACCACCGGATGCTCGCGAGCGGCGAACACGTCCTGCTCGACGTGGACTTCCTGCACTGCTTTCTGGAGTACGTCGAGGACGGGTCGGGGGAACCGGACCCGGCCTTCGTCGAGGCCGCCGACACCGTCGCCGACTACCACGCCCGCGAGTACGCCGAGCGGTTCGAGAGCGTCGGCGAGCTCCTGGACTGGCTCTCGTTCTGTGGGTTCGTCTCGGTTCGCGCCGCCGAGGGGCGCACCTACCACGTCGTCTTCCCGTCCGCGTCGCTCCGGTGGTTCATGATGCGCTTCATCGTGCGAAGCGTCCGCGACCTCCCCGTCGAACTCGACGTCGAGGAGAGCGTCTCGAAGGTCCTCATCACGGAACGACCGGTCGAGTCGTCCTGA